From Nymphaea colorata isolate Beijing-Zhang1983 chromosome 6, ASM883128v2, whole genome shotgun sequence, a single genomic window includes:
- the LOC116255384 gene encoding uncharacterized protein LOC116255384 isoform X2: MSAASGFQPFPSNAKQVLADLKSLNPSLVIRGGGDLTGGFSERSPVLLSRTPDLFASAGQTLSGAVDREAPAIGARVGGLDVCAAVPVQAALPEKPASEMMAVNRPEWLPAGWTTGIKVRTSGATAGARDKAGLNSKRKKFDFFSRPAKVRWVLDGPNGSWTPFIGDEELSESTKRAWMDALVLDGDEMDAFKE, translated from the exons ATGTCAGCAGCGAGCGGGTTTCAGCCTTTCCCTTCCAACGCAAAGCAAGTCTTGGCGGACCTCAAGAGCCTGAATCCCTCCCTTGTGATAAGGGGAGGAGGGGATTTGACCGGCGGGTTCTCCGAGAGGTCCCCTGTCCTGCTGTCGAGAACGCCGGATTTGTTCGCTAGCGCTGGCCAGACGCTCTCTGGGGCAGTTGATAGAGAAGCTCCTGCAATTGGTGCGAGAGTCGGAGGGTTGGACGTTTGCGCGGCCGTCCCGGTACAGGCCGCTCTGCCTGAGAAGCCGGCATCGGAGATGATGGCAGTCAACAGGCCGGAATGGCTGCCGGCCGGGTGGACAACCGGGATCAAGGTCCGGACCAGTGGAGCAACGGCTGGAGCGAGGGATAAG GCTGGCTTAAACTCCAAGCggaaaaaatttgattttttcagtAGACCAGCAAAGGTTAGATGGGTTCTTGATGGGCCAAATGGGTCATGGACGCCATTTATTGGTGATGAAGAGCTATCCGAATCGACCAAGAGGGCATGGATGGACGCTCTTGTACTTGATGGAGATGAAATGGACGCTTTCAAAGA ATGA
- the LOC116255384 gene encoding methyl-CpG-binding domain-containing protein 5-like isoform X1 has product MSAASGFQPFPSNAKQVLADLKSLNPSLVIRGGGDLTGGFSERSPVLLSRTPDLFASAGQTLSGAVDREAPAIGARVGGLDVCAAVPVQAALPEKPASEMMAVNRPEWLPAGWTTGIKVRTSGATAGARDKYFYDPVSNRRFRSKKEVLSFLQTGKLGRYKPKVRKESDAHSTHSTDKDLPAGLNSKRKKFDFFSRPAKVRWVLDGPNGSWTPFIGDEELSESTKRAWMDALVLDGDEMDAFKE; this is encoded by the exons ATGTCAGCAGCGAGCGGGTTTCAGCCTTTCCCTTCCAACGCAAAGCAAGTCTTGGCGGACCTCAAGAGCCTGAATCCCTCCCTTGTGATAAGGGGAGGAGGGGATTTGACCGGCGGGTTCTCCGAGAGGTCCCCTGTCCTGCTGTCGAGAACGCCGGATTTGTTCGCTAGCGCTGGCCAGACGCTCTCTGGGGCAGTTGATAGAGAAGCTCCTGCAATTGGTGCGAGAGTCGGAGGGTTGGACGTTTGCGCGGCCGTCCCGGTACAGGCCGCTCTGCCTGAGAAGCCGGCATCGGAGATGATGGCAGTCAACAGGCCGGAATGGCTGCCGGCCGGGTGGACAACCGGGATCAAGGTCCGGACCAGTGGAGCAACGGCTGGAGCGAGGGATAAG TATTTCTATGACCCAGTTTCAAATAGGCGGTTCCGATCCAAAAAAGAGGTTTTGAGCTTTCTTCAAACTGGGAAGCTAGGAAGGTACAAACCTAAAGTGCGGAAGGAATCAGATGCCCATTCGACACACTCGACAGACAAAGACCTTCCT GCTGGCTTAAACTCCAAGCggaaaaaatttgattttttcagtAGACCAGCAAAGGTTAGATGGGTTCTTGATGGGCCAAATGGGTCATGGACGCCATTTATTGGTGATGAAGAGCTATCCGAATCGACCAAGAGGGCATGGATGGACGCTCTTGTACTTGATGGAGATGAAATGGACGCTTTCAAAGA ATGA
- the LOC116256299 gene encoding transcription factor AS1 has protein sequence MLEMKERQRWKPEEDALLYAYVKHYGPREWNLVSQRMNKPQFNRDAKSCLERWKNYLKPGIKKGSLTEEEQRLVIHLQAKHGNKWKKIAAEIPGRTAKRLGKWWEVFKERQLREQRESKAEYTLESGKYDHILETFAEKLVKERQPHTVIPSLGGPVDQNSCFFMAASDGFLHSISPPPSVSTPMLPPWLSSARPSSPSVALTLSPSATSGSTVSPTPVPWICPERPDVVPGNLHPSNGFQLSEFIECCKELEEGHHQWIAHKKEAAWRLKRLELQLESEKESRRLEKMEEIESKVRALREEQRLLLERMDVEYREQLQCIRKEAEVKEQKLMEQWMAKHMRLMKFLEQIGSHLSYPPELNG, from the coding sequence GCTTATGTGAAGCATTACGGACCTCGTGAATGGAACCTGGTTTCCCAGCGGATGAACAAACCCCAGTTTAACAGGGATGCTAAGTCCTGCTTAGAGAGGTGGAAGAACTATTTGAAACCTGGAATCAAGAAGGGGTCGCTCACTGAGGAAGAGCAGAGGCTGGTAATTCATCTTCAGGCCAAGCACGGAAACAAGTGGAAGAAAATCGCTGCCGAGATTCCTGGAAGAACTGCCAAGAGGCTGGGCAAGTGGTGGGAGGTGTTCAAGGAGAGACAATTACGAGAACAACGGGAGAGCAAGGCTGAGTACACCCTTGAGAGTGGGAAGTACGACCACATACTTGAGACATTTGCAGAGAAGCTTGTGAAGGAAAGACAGCCACACACTGTTATCCCTTCACTTGGTGGCCCTGTTGATCAGAATAGCTGCTTCTTTATGGCTGCTTCTGATGGTTTCCTTCACTCCATCTCACCTCCCCCTTCAGTTTCTACACCTATGCTCCCGCCATGGTTGTCTTCTGCTCGGCCATCCTCTCCTTCTGTAGCCCTTACTCTGTCTCCTTCAGCTACTTCCGGAAGCACAGTCTCACCAACCCCTGTACCATGGATTTGTCCAGAACGACCTGATGTTGTTCCTGGCAATTTGCATCCTAGCAATGGATTTCAGTTGTCTGAGTTCATTGAATGCTGCAAGGAATTAGAAGAAGGCCACCATCAATGGATAGCACATAAGAAAGAAGCAGCATGGAGACTTAAGAGGTTAGAGCTGCAGCTTGAGTCAGAAAAGGAATCTAGACGGTTAGAGAAGATGGAAGAAATAGAGTCAAAGGTGCGTGCACTGAGGGAAGAGCAGAGACTATTACTAGAAAGAATGGATGTAGAGTACAGGGAACAGCTACAGTGCATCAGGAAAGAGGCAGAAGTCAAAGAGCAGAAGCTAATGGAGCAGTGGATGGCAAAGCATATGCGGTTGATGAAATTTCTTGAGCAGATTGGATCTCATCTGTCGTATCCACCTGAACTGAATGGCTGA